ACGTTATTTATGTATGATTGTGATGCAGCAAAAGTAAAAGAAAAAAGGTGTAGACGATAGAAAATATGTTTTATTATGAGCACACATGTTCAGAAACTATCCTTCTACACCAATTCCTGCAAAACAATCTAATACCTAATCAATCAAATGCTTTCCAGAAGGGGTTATCGGGCTTATTTTAATGGTTCTTCTTCCACCTCACTACGATAAAATCCATCTGTTTGCACAAAAAATTCCTGCTTTAACCGCTCAAGCAGTTCCGGATGTCTGCCAGCTACATTAGATTTCTGTCCCTTGTCTGATTTTACATCAAACAGACTGAATTCATCCAAGTTCCCCAATTCATTTCCGGTCAGGTTTCTTTGCGAACCTTTATAAGGTGGCATCATAATCCAGTCACCACTGCGGTAACCCAGTCTGCCTTGAGCTTCAATAATCAAATTTTCACGAGCTTTCAGTTCTGTTCCCATGAATGCATTTAAATAGTTGCGACTATCCAGTCCATCCGGCAGAGTGGCTCCCACCATGCTTCCTAAAGACGCCAACAAGTCCATCTGGCAGACTAGTGCATCCGATTTTACAGGCTGAATCTTTCCTTTCCAATAAACGAATAAAGGAATATGTGTACCTCCATCGAACAAACTATATTTACCACCACGTAATCCTCCGGCAGGAGCGTGCTTGCCAGCCAGTTCGGGAGCACCATCTTTATATCCATCATTCAAAACCGGACCATTGTCACTTGAAAAAATAATCAGAGTCTTTTCCAGAAGTCCTTCTTTCTTCAAATAAGTTAGTAATTCACCCACACACCAGTCTGCTTCCACAATTGCATCTCCACGAGGTCCCATAGTCGTTTTCCCAACAAAACGTTGATGAGGCGCGCGTGGCACATGAGGTTCATGCAAACCATAATAAAGAAAGAATGAAGAGTCTCTGTGTTCAGTAATAAAGTTCTTTACCTTGTCTACAAAATAATCAGCCATATCTTCGTCTTTCCAACGGGCTTTCTTCCCACCTTTCATATAACCGATACGGGGTATTCCATTTACAATCGAATTATTATGTCCGTGCGCCCATTGCATTTTCAGCATTTCGGGATTGGATATAGCAGTCGGCTCCCCCTCAAAGTTCTGTTCATAACTCACCTCAATAGGATCTGACGGATCACGACCTACCACATCTCCATTTTCTACATAAACAGTCGGAACGCGGTCATTTGTTGCCGCAATCAGACAAGAGTAATCAAAGCCAATCTCTTTTGCTCCCGGCTTGACTGTCTCATTCCAATTGACATTTCCATTTCCCATGCCCAAATGCCATTTTCCGATAGCTCCGGTCACATAACCACACTCTCGCATCATCTTTGGTAAAGTGTA
This sequence is a window from Bacteroides thetaiotaomicron VPI-5482. Protein-coding genes within it:
- a CDS encoding sulfatase-like hydrolase/transferase encodes the protein MKKIIYLVPALSLAGCTSQQVEEKPNVIVILADDLGFGDVSAYGSTTIHTPNIDSLARGGVCFTNGYATSATSTPSRYALMTGMYPWKNKDAKILPGDAPLIINESQYTLPKMMRECGYVTGAIGKWHLGMGNGNVNWNETVKPGAKEIGFDYSCLIAATNDRVPTVYVENGDVVGRDPSDPIEVSYEQNFEGEPTAISNPEMLKMQWAHGHNNSIVNGIPRIGYMKGGKKARWKDEDMADYFVDKVKNFITEHRDSSFFLYYGLHEPHVPRAPHQRFVGKTTMGPRGDAIVEADWCVGELLTYLKKEGLLEKTLIIFSSDNGPVLNDGYKDGAPELAGKHAPAGGLRGGKYSLFDGGTHIPLFVYWKGKIQPVKSDALVCQMDLLASLGSMVGATLPDGLDSRNYLNAFMGTELKARENLIIEAQGRLGYRSGDWIMMPPYKGSQRNLTGNELGNLDEFSLFDVKSDKGQKSNVAGRHPELLERLKQEFFVQTDGFYRSEVEEEPLK